The following coding sequences are from one Gemmatimonadales bacterium window:
- a CDS encoding DNA-3-methyladenine glycosylase 2 family protein: protein MPTPRPDGLCFDPDAARVHLEAADPALAAVIRRAGRITLRPEPTQSLFAALLRSIVYQQLSGKAAATIHRRVLALFAPKRHPSAADLLAVSDDQLRAAGLSRNKTAAVRDLARRTLDGTVPRLAHVHRLDDEAVIERLTAVRGVGRWTAEMILMFRLGRADVLPLGDLGVRKGFQRTYGMRRLPSPVTIERRAERWRPYRSAASWYLWRAAEF, encoded by the coding sequence ATGCCTACCCCCCGCCCCGATGGCCTCTGCTTCGATCCCGACGCAGCCCGCGTGCACCTCGAGGCGGCGGATCCCGCGCTTGCAGCCGTGATCCGGCGTGCCGGCCGCATCACGCTGCGCCCGGAGCCCACGCAGAGTCTTTTTGCCGCGCTGCTCAGGTCAATCGTGTACCAGCAATTGAGCGGCAAGGCGGCCGCGACGATCCACCGGCGCGTGCTCGCGCTGTTCGCGCCCAAGCGGCACCCGAGCGCCGCCGATCTCCTCGCCGTCTCGGACGACCAGTTGCGCGCCGCCGGATTATCGCGCAACAAGACCGCCGCCGTGCGCGACCTCGCCCGCCGGACGCTCGATGGCACGGTGCCCCGGCTGGCGCACGTTCACCGGCTGGACGACGAGGCCGTGATCGAGCGGCTCACCGCCGTGCGTGGCGTGGGCCGCTGGACCGCGGAGATGATCCTGATGTTCCGACTGGGCCGGGCGGACGTGCTCCCGCTCGGCGATCTCGGCGTGCGGAAGGGCTTCCAGCGGACGTACGGCATGCGTCGCCTGCCGAGTCCCGTGACGATCGAGCGCCGGGCCGAGCGGTGGCGCCCCTACCGCTCGGCGGCGAGCTGGTATCTCTGGCGTGCAGCTGAGTTCTGA